A DNA window from Hordeum vulgare subsp. vulgare chromosome 1H, MorexV3_pseudomolecules_assembly, whole genome shotgun sequence contains the following coding sequences:
- the LOC123415039 gene encoding protein SODIUM POTASSIUM ROOT DEFECTIVE 3-like encodes MRAGGMLCRSQAATAVCVPGDARSMVVGRRADRATIAEDARVLHDVRYVRLGGAGAGCDGPGATRVSSRRVAPPPPPPMPRRRGAPVAVTLPMVTKSPVETPARDTAAAKRAPAAPTAAVAPGDQILQVVVMKVAIHCQGCAGKVRKHISKMEGVTSFSIDLESKKVTVMGHVSPAGVLESISKVKKAELLM; translated from the exons ATGAGGGCTGGGGGGATGCTGTGCCGGTCGCAGGCGGCGACGGCGGTCTGTGTGCCGGGGGACGCACGGTCTATGGTCGTCGGGCGCCGCGCCGACCGGGCAACAATCGCCGAAGACGCGCGCGTCTTGCACGACGTCAGGTACGTGCGCCTTGGCGGCGCCGGCGCTGGGTGCGACGGGCCCGGCGCCACGCGTGTCTCGTCCAGGCGGGTGGCgccgcccccaccgccgcccaTGCCGAGGAGGCGCGGAGCGCCAGTGGCCGTGACGCTGCCGATGGTGACCAAGAGCCCCGTGGAGACGCCGGCGCGGGACACGGCGGCGGCTAAGCGGGCACCCGCCGCGCCGACGGCGGCAGTGGCACCCGGAGACCAAATCCTCCAA GTGGTCGTGATGAAGGTGGCTATACACTGCCAGGGATGTGCAGGGAAAGTGAGGAAGCACATCTCCAAAATGGAAG GGGTGACGTCGTTCAGCATCGATCTGGAGAGCAAGAAGGTGACGGTGATGGGTCACGTGTCCCCGGCGGGCGTCCTCGAGAGCATCTCAAAGGTCAAGAAGGCTGAGCTGCTCATGTGA